A portion of the Lolium rigidum isolate FL_2022 chromosome 1, APGP_CSIRO_Lrig_0.1, whole genome shotgun sequence genome contains these proteins:
- the LOC124695710 gene encoding uncharacterized protein LOC124695710 isoform X1 has protein sequence MDTSGGGRLFQSPATEDETLARKRSRRVSFADTTAVHVFQRDEDFETPPEERPASPSPSPAAEGDETEEGDEEFVRAPFGFLGDVDLGSDSPASAAGSLSSFDGDGNFFGVVSTSFIQPGRPSDSGMSEDNYHDQTLDSHTFSMHYNNLIPPDDCSAHSAGSLRLPDLESTTPLKELKGSESVKSSAGRDGLTDMSLCAENAERYDYTKLSPTLNNLLQEVQEPESPKDGANQIMNSETVLHTPRTLVQPLPISQGSVSSLRSKRQQVFTPIPHSTSNAADQEAGSLGSEFRKHGKRISALGHVLKFRLNESPAPTRQELNEATEFQDTSCNVLALPNREHNSHMDSDGSGRKRSSEENVCAEHALPEKRAKGPRSPITSQKQLPCVSLSSRMAEENQSEPHDSAQSLGDDCNKVVFTVSSSLKQMRICPASISKLNPQQLDMFGDKLGKIHAARKYKRLAATVRIQDSRLAEARCLHDKLLHEKTKLQINSVKLDKLQNKAQLCHVGIQECSYLKSKISQLRRSKAGATQDKGGPLGAATSINAQEVHARIAEKKLVLSMVQKKAEKLKSSLEHFCDIKGDIGEVVRVAEEQLEMRNRRQIISQQASLWTLNDIVKRENKRDVILNYHNLLFQRIILNISDMSTIFVNNSLLGSKIEQAFPNLNASVAFNFVFKPEENQRLSDLRSLQKKSMETSLLLGNLVDVLDEIDDAKGELLNLTSANFSMDSQTGQLIFSLRFMSYKSAKRVAFTIDMTDLSRAVYPAEPSELPIKVCQAQTTLSQPSVDKLTASIRDLQPGRTMILRLCRMLSRLVNTLPG, from the exons ATGgacaccagcggcggcggccgcctcttCCAGTCGCCGGCGACGGAGGACGAGACGTTAGCGCGGAAGCGCTCCCGCCGCGTGAGCTTCGCGGACACCACCGCCGTGCACGTGTTCCAGCGCGACGAGGACTTCGAGACGCCCCCGGAGGAGCGCCCCGCCTCCCCCTCCCCGTCCCCGGCGGCGGAGGGCGACGAGACGGAGGAGGGAGACGAGGAGTTCGTGCGCGCGCCCTTCGGGTTCCTGGGGGATGTCGATCTCGGCTCCGACTCGCCCGCCAGCGCCGCCGGGTCCCTCTCCTCCTTCGACGGAG ATGGCAACTTCTTTGGGGTTGTCTCAACAAGCTTTATTCAACCGGGGAGACCATCAGATTCTGGAATGTCAGAGGATAATTACCATGATCAAACCTTAGATTCCCACACATTCTCTATGCATTATAACAATCTTATTCCTCCAGATGACTGTTCAGCACACTCAGCTGGAAGTCTAAGGTTACCCGATTTAGAATCTACAACACCACTGAAGGAACTGAAGGGATCCGAGTCTGTAAAATCGAGTGCTGGCCGGGATGGGTTAACTGACATGAGTTTGTGTGCAGAAAACGCTGAACGTTATGATTACACTAAGTTGTCACCCACATTGAACAATTTACTGCAAGAGGTCCAGGAACCCGAGTCTCCTAAAGATGGAGCTAACCAAATCATGAATTCGGAAACTGTTCTACATACTCCGAGAACACTAGTTCAGCCGCTGCCAATTTCACAAGGCTCTGTATCTTCGCTACGCTCCAAAAGGCAGCAAGTTTTCACACCTATTCCTCATTCCACTAGTAATGCGGCGGACCAGGAGGCAGGCTCTTTGGGGAGCGAGTTTAGGAAACATGGGAAAAGAATTTCAGCTCTAGGCCATGTGCTAAAGTTCAGGCTTAATGAATCACCTGCTCCTACAAGGCAGGAGCTGAATGAGGCCACTGAGTTTCAAGATACTTCGTGCAATGTCCTTGCGCTACCCAATCGTGAACACAATTCTCATATGGATTCAGATGGTAGTGGAAGAAAAAGGAGCAGCGAAGAAAATGTCTGTGCTGAACATGCGTTGCCAGAAAAAAGAGCAAAGGGACCAAGAAGCCCAATAACATCACAGAAACAGCTTCCTTGTGTATCGTTGTCTTCTCGTATGGCAGAAGAAAATCAGAGTGAGCCTCATGATAGTGCACAATCATTAGGTGATGATTGCAACAAG GTAGTGTTCACCGTATCTAGTTCCCTGAAGCAAATGCGAATTTGCCCAGCATCTATTAGTAAGCTTAACCCACAACAG CTTGATATGTTCGGAGATAAGCTGGGGAAGATTCATGCGGCTAGAAAATATAAGAGACTTGCTGCTACTGTG AGGATTCAAGATTCCAGACTAGCTGAAGCAAGATGTCTCCATGACAAGCTTTTACATGAAAAGACAAAATTGCAAATAAATTCTGTTAAACTAGATAAACTGCAA AACAAAGCACAGCTATGTCATGTTGGAATTCAAGAATGCAGCTATCTGAAATCCAAGATTTCACAGCTTCGTCGTTCCAAAGCGGGTGCTACACAGGATAAGGGAGGCCCTCTTGGTGCAGCAACTTCGATCAATGCACAG GAAGTACATGCTAGGATTGCTGAAAAGAAGCTTGTACTCAGCATGGTTCAAAAGAAGGCGGAGAAGCTTAAGAGTTCGCTTGAACATTTTTGCGACATTAAAGGTGATATTGGCGAAGTCGTGAGGGTTGCTGAAGAGCAATTGGAGATGAGAAACCGGCGTCAGATCATCAGCCAGCAAGCATCG CTCTGGACGCTGAATGACATTGTTAAAAGAGAAAATAAGCGTGACGTCATCCTCAACTATCACAATTTGCTGTTCCAAAG GATCATCTTAAACATCAGCGATATGTCAACCATATTTGTGAATAACTCACTGTTGGGATCCAAAATAGAACAG GCATTCCCAAATTTGAATGCATCGGTGGCATTCAATTTTGTTTTCAAACCTGAGGAGAACCAAAGACTTAGTGACTTGCGATCCTTGCAGAAGAAGTCAATG GAAACAAGTTTGCTTCTGGGAAATCTTGTTGATGTCCTAGATGAAATTGATGATGCTAAAGGGGAGTTATTGAATCTGACCTCTGCAAATTTCAGCATGGATTCCCAGACAG GGCAACTTATCTTTAGCCTTCGCTTCATGAGTTACAAGAGCGCCAAGAGGGTTGCTTTCACCATCGACATGACAGACTTGAGCCG CGCGGTCTACCCTGCTGAGCCATCGGAGTTGCCGATCAAGGTATGCCAAGCTCAGACAACGCTGTCCCAGCCAAGCGTGGACAAGCTGACGGCTTCCATCAGGGACCTTCAGCCGGGGCGCACGATGATCCTCAGGCTGTGCCGGATGTTGTCCCGGCTGGTTAACACGTTGCCAGGCTGA
- the LOC124695710 gene encoding uncharacterized protein LOC124695710 isoform X2: MDTSGGGRLFQSPATEDETLARKRSRRVSFADTTAVHVFQRDEDFETPPEERPASPSPSPAAEGDETEEGDEEFVRAPFGFLGDVDLGSDSPASAAGSLSSFDGDGNFFGVVSTSFIQPGRPSDSGMSEDNYHDQTLDSHTFSMHYNNLIPPDDCSAHSAGSLRLPDLESTTPLKELKGSESVKSSAGRDGLTDMSLCAENAERYDYTKLSPTLNNLLQEVQEPESPKDTSCNVLALPNREHNSHMDSDGSGRKRSSEENVCAEHALPEKRAKGPRSPITSQKQLPCVSLSSRMAEENQSEPHDSAQSLGDDCNKVVFTVSSSLKQMRICPASISKLNPQQLDMFGDKLGKIHAARKYKRLAATVRIQDSRLAEARCLHDKLLHEKTKLQINSVKLDKLQNKAQLCHVGIQECSYLKSKISQLRRSKAGATQDKGGPLGAATSINAQEVHARIAEKKLVLSMVQKKAEKLKSSLEHFCDIKGDIGEVVRVAEEQLEMRNRRQIISQQASLWTLNDIVKRENKRDVILNYHNLLFQRIILNISDMSTIFVNNSLLGSKIEQAFPNLNASVAFNFVFKPEENQRLSDLRSLQKKSMETSLLLGNLVDVLDEIDDAKGELLNLTSANFSMDSQTGQLIFSLRFMSYKSAKRVAFTIDMTDLSRAVYPAEPSELPIKVCQAQTTLSQPSVDKLTASIRDLQPGRTMILRLCRMLSRLVNTLPG; this comes from the exons ATGgacaccagcggcggcggccgcctcttCCAGTCGCCGGCGACGGAGGACGAGACGTTAGCGCGGAAGCGCTCCCGCCGCGTGAGCTTCGCGGACACCACCGCCGTGCACGTGTTCCAGCGCGACGAGGACTTCGAGACGCCCCCGGAGGAGCGCCCCGCCTCCCCCTCCCCGTCCCCGGCGGCGGAGGGCGACGAGACGGAGGAGGGAGACGAGGAGTTCGTGCGCGCGCCCTTCGGGTTCCTGGGGGATGTCGATCTCGGCTCCGACTCGCCCGCCAGCGCCGCCGGGTCCCTCTCCTCCTTCGACGGAG ATGGCAACTTCTTTGGGGTTGTCTCAACAAGCTTTATTCAACCGGGGAGACCATCAGATTCTGGAATGTCAGAGGATAATTACCATGATCAAACCTTAGATTCCCACACATTCTCTATGCATTATAACAATCTTATTCCTCCAGATGACTGTTCAGCACACTCAGCTGGAAGTCTAAGGTTACCCGATTTAGAATCTACAACACCACTGAAGGAACTGAAGGGATCCGAGTCTGTAAAATCGAGTGCTGGCCGGGATGGGTTAACTGACATGAGTTTGTGTGCAGAAAACGCTGAACGTTATGATTACACTAAGTTGTCACCCACATTGAACAATTTACTGCAAGAGGTCCAGGAACCCGAGTCTCCTAAAG ATACTTCGTGCAATGTCCTTGCGCTACCCAATCGTGAACACAATTCTCATATGGATTCAGATGGTAGTGGAAGAAAAAGGAGCAGCGAAGAAAATGTCTGTGCTGAACATGCGTTGCCAGAAAAAAGAGCAAAGGGACCAAGAAGCCCAATAACATCACAGAAACAGCTTCCTTGTGTATCGTTGTCTTCTCGTATGGCAGAAGAAAATCAGAGTGAGCCTCATGATAGTGCACAATCATTAGGTGATGATTGCAACAAG GTAGTGTTCACCGTATCTAGTTCCCTGAAGCAAATGCGAATTTGCCCAGCATCTATTAGTAAGCTTAACCCACAACAG CTTGATATGTTCGGAGATAAGCTGGGGAAGATTCATGCGGCTAGAAAATATAAGAGACTTGCTGCTACTGTG AGGATTCAAGATTCCAGACTAGCTGAAGCAAGATGTCTCCATGACAAGCTTTTACATGAAAAGACAAAATTGCAAATAAATTCTGTTAAACTAGATAAACTGCAA AACAAAGCACAGCTATGTCATGTTGGAATTCAAGAATGCAGCTATCTGAAATCCAAGATTTCACAGCTTCGTCGTTCCAAAGCGGGTGCTACACAGGATAAGGGAGGCCCTCTTGGTGCAGCAACTTCGATCAATGCACAG GAAGTACATGCTAGGATTGCTGAAAAGAAGCTTGTACTCAGCATGGTTCAAAAGAAGGCGGAGAAGCTTAAGAGTTCGCTTGAACATTTTTGCGACATTAAAGGTGATATTGGCGAAGTCGTGAGGGTTGCTGAAGAGCAATTGGAGATGAGAAACCGGCGTCAGATCATCAGCCAGCAAGCATCG CTCTGGACGCTGAATGACATTGTTAAAAGAGAAAATAAGCGTGACGTCATCCTCAACTATCACAATTTGCTGTTCCAAAG GATCATCTTAAACATCAGCGATATGTCAACCATATTTGTGAATAACTCACTGTTGGGATCCAAAATAGAACAG GCATTCCCAAATTTGAATGCATCGGTGGCATTCAATTTTGTTTTCAAACCTGAGGAGAACCAAAGACTTAGTGACTTGCGATCCTTGCAGAAGAAGTCAATG GAAACAAGTTTGCTTCTGGGAAATCTTGTTGATGTCCTAGATGAAATTGATGATGCTAAAGGGGAGTTATTGAATCTGACCTCTGCAAATTTCAGCATGGATTCCCAGACAG GGCAACTTATCTTTAGCCTTCGCTTCATGAGTTACAAGAGCGCCAAGAGGGTTGCTTTCACCATCGACATGACAGACTTGAGCCG CGCGGTCTACCCTGCTGAGCCATCGGAGTTGCCGATCAAGGTATGCCAAGCTCAGACAACGCTGTCCCAGCCAAGCGTGGACAAGCTGACGGCTTCCATCAGGGACCTTCAGCCGGGGCGCACGATGATCCTCAGGCTGTGCCGGATGTTGTCCCGGCTGGTTAACACGTTGCCAGGCTGA
- the LOC124695728 gene encoding 110 kDa U5 small nuclear ribonucleoprotein component CLO-like — translation MDDSLYDEFGNYIGPELADSDADDSDAAASPSPSQSRSPSPARSPSGSPSSRRPAALMDVDDDDYASAAQGAIVLAEDKKYYPTAEEVYGPGVEALVMDEDEQALEKPIVAPPRDVKFEVGTRAGAASTYASTDFVLGLASNPLLVRNVALVGHLQHGKTVFMDMLVEQTHEVDTFDSEGERHVRFTDTRVDEQERRVSIKAVPMSLVLEGGNGKSYLCNIMDTPGHVNFSDEMTAALRLADGAVLVVDAAEGVMVNTERAIRHAIQERLPIVVVINKVDRLITELKLPPTDAYFKLRHTLDTINDLISSCSTTVGGTQLVDPAAGNVCFASGSAGWSFTLQSFAHLYLKIHGIPFDHEKFASRLWGDLYYDHTSRTFKKKPPAVGANRSFIEFILEPLYKIYSQVVGEQKRNVESTLADLGVTLSNAAYKLNVMPLLRLACRSIFGTATGFTDMLVKNIPNVKDAAARKIEHIYTGQQDSALVDAMKKCDSQGPLMVNVTKLYPKPDCSVFDAFGRVYSGTIQTGQTVRVLGEGYSPDDEEDMTVKEVTKLWVYQARYRVPISKAPAGSWVLIEGVDASIMKTATICPMHMDDDVYIFRPLRFNTLPVVKIAAEPLNPSELPKMVEGLRKISKSYPLAITKVEESGEHTILGTGELYLDSIMKDLRELYSEVEVKVADPVVTFCETVVDTSSMKCFAETPNKRNKITMLAEPLEKGLAEDIENGLVSLDSRQKEVTDFFRQRYQWDVLAARSIWAFGPDKQGPNILLDDSLSVEVDKNLLNAVKDSIVQGFQWGAREGPLCDEPIRNVKFKILNANIAPEPLHRGGGQIIPTARRVVYSAFLMANPRLMEPVYYIEIQTPIDCVSAIYTVLSRRRGHVTADVPKPGTPVYVVKAFLPVIESFGFETDLRYHTQGQAFCVSVFDHWAIVPGDPLDKNIALRPLEPAPIQHLAREFMVKTRRRKGMSEDVSINKFFDEAMMNELAQQAADLHLQMM, via the exons ATGGACGACAGCCTCTACGACGAGTTCGGCAACTACATCGGCCCGGAGCTGGCCGACTCCGACGCCGACGACTcggacgccgccgcctccccatcgCCCTCGCAGTCCCGCTCCCCCTCCCCGGCGCGCTCCCCATCCGGATCCCCCAGctcccgccgccccgccgccctcatggacgtcgacgacgacgactacgccTCCGCCGCCCAGGGCGCCATCGTCCTGGCCGAGGACAAGAAGTACTACCCCACGGCGGAGGAGGTGTACGGCCCCGGCGTCGAGGCGCTGGTCATGGACGAGGACGAGCAGGCGCTCGAGAAGCCCATCGTGGCGCCGCCGCGCGACGTCAAGTTCGAGGTGGGCACCCGCGCGGGCGCCGCCTCCACCTACGCCTCCACCGACTTCGTGCTCGGCCTCGCCTCCAACCCGCTGCTCGTCCGCAACGTGGCGCTCGTGGGCCACCTGCAGCACGGCAAGACGGTCTTCATGGACATGCTCGTGGAGCAGACCCACGAGGTGGACACCTTCGACTCCGAGGGCGAGCGCCACGTCAGGTTCACCGACACCCGGGTCGACGAGCAGGAGCGCAGGGTCTCCATCAAGGCCGTGCCCATGTCGCTCGTGCTCGAGGGGGGAAACGGCAAGTCGTATCTCTGCAATATCATGGACACGCCCGGGCATGTCAATTTCTCCGATGAGATGACTGCTGCCCTCCGGCTGGCCGATGGGGCTGTGCTTGTTGTGGATGCTGCTGAAGGCGTCATG GTAAACACCGAGAGGGCGATTCGTCATGCAATCCAAGAAAGGCTTCCCATCGTTGTTGTGATTAACAAG GTTGATAGACTAATAACAGAGCTAAAGCTGCCACCAACTGATGCATATTTCAAGCTACGGCATACACTGGACACAATCAACGATCTAATCTCATCTTGTTCTACCACAGTAGGTGGCACTCAACTGGTAGATCCTGCTGCTGGAAATGTTTGTTTTGCGAGTGGTTCTGCTGGCTGGTCTTTTACCTTGCAATCCTTTGCTCATCTTTATTTAAAGATTCATGGGATACCATTTGACCATGAGAAATTTGCATCTCGTCTATGGGGTGATTTGTATTATGACCATACCTCTAGAACCTTCAAAAAGAAGCCACCAGCAGTAGGAGCTAACAGATCATTCATTGAGTTCATCCTTGAGCCTCTGTACAAAATCTATAGTCAGGTTGTCGGAGAGCAGAAGAGAAATGTTGAATCAACTCTTGCTGATTTGGGTGTGACACTGAGCAATGCAGCTTATAAACTTAATGTTATGCCTTTGCTAAGACTTGCTTGCCGCTCAATTTTTGGCACTGCTACTGGCTTTACGGACATGTTAGTGAAAAATATTCCTAACGTGAAAGATGCTGCAGCAAGGAAGATAGAACACATATACACTGGTCAACAAGATTCAGCACTTGTGGATGCAATGAAGAAATGTGATTCTCAAGGCCCCCTTATGGTCAATGTTACGAAACTGTATCCTAAGCCTGACTGTAGTGTCTTTGATGCCTTTGGACGAGTTTATAGTGGCACAATACAGACTGGTCAGACTGTCCGGGTCCTTGGAGAAGGCTATTCTCCTGATGATGAGGAGGACATGACTGTCAAAGAGGTCACCAAGTTGTGGGTCTATCAGGCACGGTACCGTGTTCCAATAAGTAAAGCCCCTGCTGGTTCTTGGGTTCTTATTGAAGGTGTGGATGCATCAATCATGAAAACTGCAACCATATGTCCTATGCACATGGATGATGATGTGTACATATTTAGACCTCTACGCTTCAATACCTTGCCTGTTGTAAAAATAGCAGCTGAGCCTCTTAACCCAAGTGAGCTACCTAAAATGGTGGAAGGTCTCCGTAAAATCAGCAAGAGCTATCCTCTTGCAATTACTAAGGTAGAAGAGTCAGGAGAACACACTATCCTTGGAACTGGCGAGCTATATCTGGATTCTATAATGAAGGACCTCAGAGAGCTCTACTCTGAAGTAGAAGTGAAG GTTGCAGATCCAGTTGTGACGTTTTGTGAAACAGTTGTTGATACTTCCTCCATGAAATGTTTTGCTGAAACACCCAACAAGAGGAACAAAATTACCATG TTAGCTGAACCATTAGAGAAGGGCTTGGCAGAAGATATTGAGAATGGCCTTGTTAGTCTTGATTCCAGACAGAAAGAAGTCACCGACTTCTTTCGCCAACGCTACCAGTGGGATGTGCTTGCAGCAAGGTCAATATGGGCTTTTGGACCTGATAAGCAG GGTCCTAACATTCTACTGGATGACTCTCTTTCGGTAGAGGTGGATAAGAACTTGCTAAATGCAGTCAAAGATTCAATTGTCCAAGG GTTTCAGTGGGGTGCTAGAGAAGGTCCCTTGTGTGACGAACCAATTAGGAATGTGAAGTTCAAGATCTTAAATGCAAACATCGCTCCAGAACCATTGCATCGTGGTGGTGGTCAAATAATCCCCACAGCCCGTCGGGTGGTCTACTCAGCCTTTTTGATGGCTAATCCTCGTCTCATGGAGCCTGTTTATTATATTGAG ATCCAAACTCCAATTGACTGTGTCTCTGCTATATATACGGTCCTGTCTCGGCGACGTGGTCATGTGACAGCCGATGTACCCAAGCCAGGCACTCCAGTATATGTTGTGAAG GCATTTTTACCTGTCATAGAGTCTTTTGGCTTTGAGACAGATCTCAGATACCATACACAGGGACAAGCCTTTTGTGTGTCAGTGTTTGATCACTGGGCTATTGTTCCTGGCGACCCTCTTGACAAGAACATTGCCCTCCGGCCTCTGGAACCGGCACCTATACAGCACCTAGCCCGTGAGTTCATGGTAAAGACCAGGCGAAGGAAG GGCATGAGCGAGGATGTTAGCATCAACAAGTTCTTTGACGAGGCTATGATGAATGAGCTGGCGCAGCAGGCTGCAGATCTTCACTTGCAGATGATGTAG